The Molothrus ater isolate BHLD 08-10-18 breed brown headed cowbird chromosome 2, BPBGC_Mater_1.1, whole genome shotgun sequence DNA segment TTTAATCAAAACTCCCTCCTCTTCCgccccttccccccccccccgcccacCCCCCAATACCAAAGCACAGAGAAGAGCTGGCTAAAGTGCTGCCTACAGATCGGCCGTGATACACGGCTCCCATATTCCCACCCTCGCCCTTAGATCTCCCTCTCTGTCTTTTGCAAGTCTCTTGATTTCATCCTTTGAACCTGTGATTGGAGGTTAAAGTGCACCAGGTTGCAATGGAAGGAGGAAGCTCTTAAACAATAAAGGCTTGAATATTTAGCTGTGATCAGGTCGCTGCCCTCTCCTTatctttttaaatgcaaatcGTCTTTTAGGGGTAGTAGCTATATACCCAGCGCCTCTCCACGTCACCTGCCTTTGGTGTGTCTGGGCCATTACTAATAGAGCCTTGTAAACAATCGTTAATCATGTAAGGACTGCCGGCCATTGGATTCGGACCGGGAGCGCGGACCGGGAGCGCGGAGCGCAGCGCGGGGCCGCGGCCCCTCCGcctgccccctccccgccccgggCAGCCCggccccaggcagcagcaggcgCGCCGCGGCCAGAGCCCCGAGCAGCATGCGGAGAGCCGCCGCCGGGGCCCCGCCAGCATGTACGTGAGCTACCTCCTGGAGAAGGACGGGCCCATGTACCCCGGCCCGGTGCGCCACTCGGGGGGCCTTAACCTGGCGGCGCAGAACTTCGTGGGTGCCCCGCAGTACGCGGACTACGGCGGGTACCATGTGAACCTCGACGGCGCCCAGTCCCCCGGGCCGGCCTGGCCCGCGCCCTACGCCGCCCCGCTCCGCGACGACTGGGGCACCTATGGCCAAGGGGCGCCGCCGGCCGCCGGCGCCGTCCACGGCCTCAACGGGGGCTCCCCCGCCGCCCCCATGGCCTACAGCCCCGCCGACtaccaccaccatcaccaccacccGCACGCCCACCACCacgccggccccgcgccccaCTGCTCCGCCGGGGTCGTGCAGCCCCTCAAcgccgccagcgccgccgccagcgccgccCCCGAGCCGCTCTCCCCCGGTGGGCAGCGCCGCGGCCTCTGCGAGTGGATGAGGAAGCCGGCGCAGCCCCCGCTCAGCAGCCAGGGTAAgtgcgggccggggccgggcgggccggggctgccccgccgACGACTCCCCCGGGGCGCCGCCGGCTCCCCGTTTCACCGGGCAGCTCGGCAAAGCCTTTTCTCGGGGAGAGCTCCCCTAAACAAGCCCTCCCGAGGGTCGGTCCTCGGGAGAACAGGGATGCCGGGCTCTACCGACAGCCCGTCCACCTCAGTGCTGGGTGCCGGGCCGGCGCTCGGCCGGTGAGCAGCCGCTGCCGGCCCCGGGGCTCGGTGCCCGGGGGTGCGCTCCGGCGGAGTAGGGTGGAATGGTCCGGATCCCGAGGAAACGCTCGCTCTTCCTGCCACTGCTCCGCTCTCCTGCTTATAGCCACTTAGAAGATTTTTATAACCAATTATAGTCATATAAATCATCGGCCGGTGTCGCTCCGCATTTGTTTCTGAGTCACTGGGCGCCTGCCCTTTATTAAGGTCTCCGTGCGGCCAGGCCTCCCGAGCGACAGCGGCGGCCACTTGCCAGCCCGATCCCTGCGGGCCGTGCCGTgcccccggccgggccgggccgggccgggccgtgcgaGGGCGTGCCCTCCCGGGTCAGGCCGTAGCTGGCGCCGCGCTCCCTTGTGATGTTAATACCCCCGGAGACCCTCTCTTTCATTCCCACCGTGCATCTGCCAGGGGACATGCGTGTCCCGCGCTTTGATATACGCCTTCCACTGCTACTATCTcctcttttcctatttttttctttcttttctttattttaatttttttcaaatatttgtatataGTGGCCGGGAATACCAAAAGGATGACGACTTTCGCAGTGCATAATGACTTATGGCATTCCCCTCTCATCCCCTGCCTTGCGTGACGGACGGCAGGGCCGGCGGGGGTGTCCCGGTCGGAGCGGAGCGGTGCGGGAGTCCCGGCTGCGCCCGTGGCCGCCGCGCCCCGGGGGAAAAGCCTCGGTGCCCCGGTGCCGGCCGCTGGCACTGCCACGTCCCGGGTGCCGGTGGAACTCTTACAGGCCCACCGCGCTTCCCACAGCAGCCCGTGGTGTTCCCACAGTTTGGGCTTGTGCCGTGGTGGCCGGTCCCTTGTCTCCATTCAAATTCTGCCTTTGGAGCCAGTGTTTATGTtaatgtgcagagctggggggatGAAAGCGCCTGCCGCCATTTGTTCAGTAGTGGTAATTCAAACAGAATGTGGCTGTCATTAAGGCTTTGAGAAGGGTTTTTCTTTGATAAGATCTCCTTGTCCTGCATTGTTTGGGATTGTGTTCCCTATTCACTGGCTCTGGGGAGTTTTCTCTGATCAGGCTTGTATCTTTACAGGGTGCTTTTGTTGTGGTTTGCAGAGAGTTTACCTGAACAAAGTCAGCCTGCTAGCCATTAAGCACCTTGGGGGCAGAGACTCCCCGCCTCGGCTCCCTGGGGAACGGGAGGGCCGGGGACACAACCAGTCAAACAAGAAACCCTCGGGAAAAAGGAGGTCAGGCGGCTGCGGCGACGCACTCTCACCGGCTGCTAGCTGGCATCGCCTTCGGATTCCCTTGGGTTTCGGTGTTTGGTtcggtttggggtttttttgtttgtttgtttgttggcttGGGTCGTTGGGTTTTTCTGAGCTCTGAAGTTGTACGTCACACTTCCAGGCTTCCCAAGAAATGCCTGTAGCCCCCGTGCCGTAACAGAAAAGGGCGAGCTGGCCGCTTCACGAGTGGTTCCCCGCAGCCGCTCCCGATACTCCCCCCTCAGACGGCTGTTTCTCGTTTAGAAACGAAATCACCGTGCCCTCAACgggccttttctttctttctctccctttcctctttctctatAAAAAGTTTGTTGTCGCTAGggaaggcaaaacaaaaccaaaagccgACAAGTGCACAGTGAAGATGTCCCTGTGCGAGGCAGGGCTGCGCggtggggccagggctgccaaccggggctgggagctctgcgCCCGCCGGCATGCCTGGCAGTGatgtcccatgtccccaaggaACTGCGGGACgtctcctctcctctgctgcgctcaccacagcccagggcagggggaggcgAGCAGCAAGCCCAGGAGGGGGGGATAGGACCGCTCCTGATCGCTCTGCACCGCAGACGGAATGGCTGCgctcagctctgccctttgGCTTTGACTTTCTCAACCCTGGCTTTGTGCTCCGCAGTTAAAACCAGGACGAAAGACAAGTACCGCGTCGTGTACACCGACCACCAGcggctggagctggagaaggagttTCACTACAGCCGCTATATCACCATCAGAAGAAAAGCGGAGCTGGCCTCCAACCTGGGGCTGTCGGAGAGACAGGTCTGTGCCAAAAGTGGCGCTCGCTGTGCACGCCACGTGTGACGGGGCTGCGCGGGGTTGGGATGCGCGGGGTTGGGATGCGCGGGGGCAGGATGCTCGGGATTGGGATGTCTCGGTGAGAGCCCCTGGGAGGGGGATAGATCCCCGGCGAGCTGTCCCCCCTCATTCCCCTGTCCACCTCCTGGCAGGTGAAAATCTGGTTCCAGAACAGGCGGGCGAAGGAGAGGAAGATCAACAagaagaagctgcagcagcaggcgCAGCCCGGCGGCGCggagcccctcagccccagcgGCTCCTTGCAGGGTcccgcggcgggggcgggcgccGCTGGGCTGGGCCCCGTCGCCCCGCAGTGACAGCGGCCGGGGACAGCGGCGCAGGGACTGCTGGAGGACGCAGcggagcgggccgggccgggggcacGGAGGGAGCGGCCCCCCGATGCACTGCaccgccccgccgggccggcCGTGTGTACAGGTGTACAGTGTTTGTGTCTCGTCGTCCGGGGGAAGCGTGTCCATCgctttattaatattattattatgtttGGGTGCTTTTTTTTACCCTGGAATTTGTTAGGTAAAGTGGGGGCGCTGCCTGCCAGTCGACCCCCGTTATATCTCAGGGATCGGTCCAAAAGACCTTTGCAATGTTGTTGGGCTAATTATGAattttagcaggaaaaaaattattaaagcacatggttttttattttatattttattttcttcttgctacCATGAATATGCAAAATGTTCATTCTGCCCTGAGGGTCAGAGCAGACAAGATAAGGCACTGTTTAAACGTTCAGAAGTGAATTGCTTAATGTTAGGCACTTGTAAAAGAGCCCATAAATCCAGTGCAGATAGTCATCCATCCAGATTTATTAGTTGCACTGCAGAGAAATTGAAAGAATTTAATCTCTTCTGAAAAAGGTGTCCTGTCATGCTGAAGTGAGGAGCCTTGTTTGTATGTGCAATGTCCCTTTGGTTAAACTGTGTGCTGTTTCTCACATCCTTACAATTTCTGCCTTGTtgaggggggagggaggggccCGTCTCAGTTGATTTTCCAAGGTTCCCTTGATTTTATCAGCTCTATGTAGTCTTCATCACAGCTCCACCAGAAGCAGAAATCCTTGGAAGAGCCCTGTGCTCTATCAGAGCCTACTTTGCACAGGCTGTGGCCCATTTCCACATGCTGGCTAGATGGGGGGAATCAGGGTAAAGAGACCAAAAGACTCACTTAGGCAGAGATGAAAACTAGAAAAGTCCAGTTGATTTGGCCAAATCACCCTGGCTGTTTGCCATATGTACTTCTTACTTAGGGATGGGAGAAGTCCAGATGAGAAGTGAGGccgggctggagcagccacGCTGCAGCCAGTGCCATTGGCTGGGTGTGGAGCCAGCAGGGGTGATGGGGGCACTGTCCAGCCCCAAACACATTCTGTGGATTATGGACTTCCCCAGGATTTAGCCCCATGCTGTTCAGTTTTGGTCatcaaatttatttcagttattcCATTTGCCTTCTTTTGGTTTCTTCCTCGTTGAAGCTTTTCTTATCTTTTTGCTAAAAGCCAAAGGCAAACGCTGGCAGCATCTACAGAACTGCCTGGGGAGAATGGTCTGGTCAGGGACTGACCCTACTGACAAGGCAGCTCTCTCTGCCTAGGGGAACTTGGGGAAATGGAAAGCACCAGCCCCAAAGCCTCTGCGCTGCATTTTGTCTGCATGCAGCTCCATGCcttgcagggccaggggctggcagtCCAAGAGCAGATATGTGGCCATGAAAACCTGACCCAGGGCTCCTGTGCCTGGGAGAAGATCAcggtgagagcagcagctccagtgcaaGGAACCTGCCTGAtttcctgctgcatttcatGTGGTCTCTGCAGTGGGCCTGGCCAGGAAACACGGGTGCAGCCGCAAAGCAGCAATGCTCATTGCACACGGGCTTGACACAGAGCATGTCCTGCTGGGTCCAATGTCCATGGTTTGTTCCTGATcggagggaggcaggagccagATTCATCCTTCTGTGACTCTAAAGGGTCCTTGGATCattctggaggagctgctggggacagccaaaGCTGAGCAGCACCCGAACCGAGGCTcttggctctgctgcagtgcagagcagggctccccgggctggaagggctctgcaggcaccatggccctctcctccctctgtgctgtgcccggcACAGGGCTCCGGGACGGCAGCAGCcccgggcggggccggcccTTGGAGGATGTCCTGCGgctgccggggccgcccccgccgcagCATTGATCCCGGCCCGGCTGCTGCCGGAGCTGCTGCGCGTTGCTGCGATACGCCTGTCAATAAAGCCTGTTTGGATTGTGGAGCAGAGCGcaaggtttgtttgtttagtggTTAGAGGTTCAAAAGTCGGCATTGTCCCACTGCAAATGAGCACAAGTTTTTTCTCCCTAAGGAaaagctggctgtgctgagtgGGAGGGAGAGATATCGGTGGGCCCTTTTATTTGCTTCCAGGAATAATTAATGgcagtgagaaaaaaagatgaCCACGGAGTTATGAAAGACCATCAATAAGTAAATTAATCACAAAGGATCTGAGGGTTTAAGAGGTGCTgcttgctgtggttttgttggCATTTACCCATGCCAATGGGGCTGGGGTGACACGGGACTGGCAGAATCCAGGACTCCTTGCTGCAGTGGTGGCACACAGTTGCCTCTGGCACCAGCCCAGGCATGGCAACAATTGGGACAGTCCCTGTAATCTTTCAGTCGTGTGCTTTGTAGGTTGGGTCTTTTAATGCTGAAAGTGtgaaaatttctttcttgcCTGTAGGACTTTTGAGACAGTTGCCCTCATTGAGGCGAACTGTTTGATGTCCACGGaagtttttttctccaaaaagcTCATTAGAGATACATCAACAAACCTGACACATTTTAACCATCCCCATTCCAGATCTCTCGATTTCTATTAGCAAGCATGCATTTTCTGAGCTCTCCTCAAATTCTTTACTCTGGCAACACAGAACTCAGATTTCTGAGTGTAAGAAGCAAGTAACCAAGCAAATCATATCCACTCCAATTTCAAATATGTTCCCTCTCCCATCCCCAAGCAGGCAAACCATCAAGCTGCCATCTTCCTTTATATTCCTCACGCACCATAAAGGAGTGTAAAAAGGAACAAACTGGGTGTCCTGTTTATTTGAGTGGATATTTACAGGCACGTGGATCAGTCCCATAGCTGAACTATGACATTGAAGCAGCTCTCTTTGTCAAGGTGGGCTGGTTGTGGAGAGCAGCCCATGGGTGTTTTCAATTCTCACGGAGCTCCACGCAGTCCTTCAGCAGCCAGCCAACCCAGACTGGTGGGGCTCAAcaggtcagagctgctgcatctTGCTTGCCagacaggggctggagcaggagtccatgaaaagaaaaatccaggaAATCAGAAGGTTTGGCCCCAAAGTTAGAAGCTGGAAgtcccctgctctccctctcttgtcAGATTTTCCTGCTCCTATCACTGTACAATAACAAACCAATTGGTATTCCTTCTCTTGGATCAACTCTTAGGCAAATACCAGTTTCTTAAGAAAGCTCTTTGAGTTTGGGGCAAGGGATGAGAACATGTGCCATAGCCCATCACAGGAAGAACAGTAAGGTCCTTGGAGGACTTGGATGCCATCTGGAGCAAATGTCTGCTTGCTCTGATCTGAAGTATCCTTTAGGGGCACTTTATGTGTCCTCAGTCTGACAACTGAGCACTCTGGATCTGCAGAATGAAGACAGGAagatttataaaaagaaaaaaataaagatcttACATTAGGAGTAAGCAACAACTTGAGACACATTCTCCATCCAGCATTTTTCCCACACAAGTGACCTCTGTCCAGGCTGTTTCCATCTGTGGATGAAGCAGGGGTTAGAAACACATatccctgcagagcccatccTTCAGAAACTGAGGGGGGGGGTTGCTATGGCTGACTGAAACCATGGCTCCAGAGGACTGTGTGAGGCCATTGGGTTCTCCTTGCTACTCCATCAGCAGCTGGCGTGGAAAGGGCAATAATGGAGCTTACAATTCTGttgacacagctctgctgtgtcttAGCCAAAATTCATGACCAAATACTTTCCCTCAGTCCCACACAAGCGTGGAACTGTGTGCTGAA contains these protein-coding regions:
- the CDX2 gene encoding homeobox protein CDX-2, whose product is MYVSYLLEKDGPMYPGPVRHSGGLNLAAQNFVGAPQYADYGGYHVNLDGAQSPGPAWPAPYAAPLRDDWGTYGQGAPPAAGAVHGLNGGSPAAPMAYSPADYHHHHHHPHAHHHAGPAPHCSAGVVQPLNAASAAASAAPEPLSPGGQRRGLCEWMRKPAQPPLSSQVKTRTKDKYRVVYTDHQRLELEKEFHYSRYITIRRKAELASNLGLSERQVKIWFQNRRAKERKINKKKLQQQAQPGGAEPLSPSGSLQGPAAGAGAAGLGPVAPQ